The proteins below come from a single Sorghum bicolor cultivar BTx623 chromosome 4, Sorghum_bicolor_NCBIv3, whole genome shotgun sequence genomic window:
- the LOC8073776 gene encoding separase isoform X2, producing the protein MEAAAADLVAALSSPSSYAGLHSRFAAYLQPFTPYLPSSNPNPRPPQKRATKQNKQPPPPPDAVTLRPLAKRFLTFLSRALHLLPPLVRASPGSGDKGGEAADELLEIYGLLLDCLQAISPCLAAKPYSVLLHRGRFICCLESRGHLARANAEAAAALDALRSALSPPTTSTKSRRGAASVDSVLLPDPGSAGEAGTDPEVTVLAVELTACLANCSSKGKVKEPAPYERLLSLFKQLKPWLRILTNEVRRKYLPLLVNGMSRCTFFLVSESSFFTTDLVHGFCRYTLQECVKEGMIEHLPAIARKICSSVDLSWGGSTQLLLHVLETVTDSVVCVKDDLLKSVNELLVFVAYFCRFILSAKRDLSVGASELLYKQSGYFSEVSSPTASMLLLYATGLYLSVQQAESEILPYLSVGIPEDQKYLHALEKGLGTLARWPHDNTSLVTYLDSLEFISKVLLQQVATLWKNFSEGKPTHCSGNMDYVLTALHQFVDSSFASFSCTQMSQGNNDRWHEKHGTLLTVLVSAIKFSFVTKKDIQKSLGFIVCAISSKWLTPEELKFLIPSLSNIGVTLHNTGHVKEAPKALEVCCQTIWAHVRLSYCRLSSRTKGNDIMMDLPMDTLKDMDIILDAFSRIAKIVDTLRRCGTEIETTLGIVAKSLSKLLSDGDNSEYFKGSFILIKAWVKAVHKDFGDNKVDDAPLLYPSLLKYRSQWPIKLIGLIVEQELLAYGLTEARSTELCSKMQTRIIDVLLHKIYCSKEHFLERSRVFIRKAGALRASGVENIKSCLESLHEAISLLDSSRANTTANNQLAIAYCLYAHCAQEGKLCGEVIFDNAEKALNLWLEMETFDHSSSDMVLQQPSKTIVPLICFLVDLLSMKGCFELQFKLCKVMIMIWKQENLPLEKLFSLLLTSGRLSHACCYLPLDERFLSIATEHLGVRSHDIEFWINCFKGDHPSLCMFLQRMLPSALFSPQSCKHPFGRQFSFEMSVDEVSKVASSLVSEVTSNDQSTFLAGCLYYDLSERVFSRGQLFQAFSYGKEALHLRKKLLKKKFKFNSGISGYTERQHCGQDISLEVRGPTMVEIWPNSIRSNIRDSFITPWNVLRCYLESTLQVAMMHELIGNGAEAEVLLRTGKEISNLHGLSVFCIVFTSSLGQLYCKRQLWDEAESELNYARDLVKNDATISCKLCSLTFGISVDMQVGDLSWSLFGEKVQKHMTADFSNALGMYQSAIDKLNSTDLEYCNGSFDRHKTGYRVCSKDCIPSKYEACNLGEEPLTSKDGLLSPCSVCTVIQVQRKSSGNAEAGPRPPLDAKARRPSRNSSRLAKGQNVETLAKTRTRSSKRNARMKSEKVLPELDSENNISWSDELAADALVCGEAECFPGAIDHSKDDLCNMFGCWSCLFIKSLNSGCIQNILQLRLDYVYRHYLVSLLLKKARALGSHSNGDHEVHSVYWKCISLLFFRSLPQDCYRTYGPYLIGLIMDRSIGVFLPLECAEILCSMSFFLLKSTLYEQPRDICCIFSSVKMADVVHWLLKAYVLSRECPSLVQEVCKLLACIFLLSTTDSSIQLPLGSHKDSLSLNHWAAYFHQVSVGTYLNCHYFSSLQALSEEKVPEGTYEDFRNETDDDVLKFLRLSSRDIEHIEKHMTEFFQKLPDVPILCISMLGGDYVNALLKFCSHPPFFPAWMLLSRFDSTNEPTTLLLPVDAISEMQFDDSCIKDLGNPTRVLDKKWQCPWGYGITDYVAPIFRNILEENFMSLSSASLTFNDVNADRVRWWSHRIRLNNYLANTLKDIEDSWFGPWKCLLLGHRLSDEHIEAASSSTITDLDKKFKFEVNPVLIKAILGGCVSVDEVQECLLQLILYKGYFGRGGCCGKDRLRAFSSCQMDDTAMETLKHLIPHAVYELPQPADRDPVILVLDVNVQMLPWENLPVLRNQEIYRMPSMGSIFLALYRINNDYKDGSSEVPPFPVIDPFDTYYLLNPSGDLSSTQEEFIQLFRNYEWKGLAGNSPKADELVLALKNHDLFLYFGHGSGAQYISSKEIEKIDNCAAALLMGCSSGTLHCKGSYAPRGAPLSYLFAGSPAIIANLWDVSDKDIDRFSKALLNSWLHDNSLGGNNCSKCSQLTKEFESMSIASEEKGRARRQGTRGKKQQQINDSNKSCSCRQRRIASYLSEARRACRLPLLIGASPVCYGVPTIIRKKVMTDSATR; encoded by the exons atggaggccgccgccgccgacctcgTCGCTGCCCTCTCGTCCCCGTCCTCCTACGCCGGCCTCCACTCTCGCTTCGCCGCCTACCTACAGCCCTTCACCCCCTACCTGCCCAGCTCAAACCCTAACCCCAGGCCACCGCAGAAGAGGGCGACGAAGCAGAAcaagcagccgccgccgcctcccgacGCGGTCACCCTCCGCCCCCTCGCGAAGCGATTCCTCACGTTTCtcagccgcgcgctccacctccTCCCGCCGCTCGTCCGCGCGAGCCCTGGCTCGGGCGACAAGGGCGGCGAGGCCGCCGACGAACTGCTTGAGATCTACGGCCTCCTCTTGGACTGCCTACAGGCCATATCACCCTGCCTCGCGGCGAAGCCCTACTCCGTGTTGCTCCATCGCGGCCGCTTCATCTGCTGCCTCGAGTCGCGCGGCCACCTCGCACGCGCCAATGCGGAGGCTGCCGCTGCCCTTGACGCCCTCCGCTCCGCGCTCTCTCCACCCACCACGAGCACAAAGTCGCGGCGTGGTGCTGCAAGCGTTGATTCCGTCCTCCTTCCGGACCCTGGCAGCGCTGGGGAGGCTGGCACGGATCCTGAAGTCACCGTCCTTGCGGTCGAGCTCACTGCGTGCCTTGCCAAttgttccagcaagggcaaggTGAAGGAACCTGCCCCTTACGAACGACTTCTCAGCCTTTTCAAACAGCTAAAACCATGGCTTCG TATTCTTACTAATGAAGTCAGGAGGAAGTATCTCCCGCTCCTTGTGAATGGCATGAGCCGGTGCACCTTTTTTCTGGTTTCTGAGTCTTCATTTTTCACTACTGATCTAGTTCATGGATTCTGTCGTTACACACTGCAAGAGTGTGTGAAAGAGGGCATGATCGAGCATTTGCCAGCT ATTGCTCGCAAGATTTGCTCTTCTGTAGACTTGAGTTGGGGAGGGAGCACACAGCTTTTGCTCCACGTGCTAGAAACTGTCACTGATTCTGTTGTATGTGTAAAG GATGATTTACTGAAATCTGTAAATGAGCTTCTGGTATTTGTGGCGTATTTTTGTCGGTTCATTCTTTCTGCCAAACGGGATTTATCTGTTGGTGCATCAGAACTACTTTATAAACAAAGTGGTTATTTCTCTGAG GTTTCCTCTCCTACTGCCTCGATGCTTCTTCTTTATGCGACTGGGTTATACTTGAGTGTCCAGCAAGCAGAAAGTGAAATACTACCCTATTTATCTGTGGGTATTCCTGAGGATCAAAAGTACCTACATGCTTTAGAGAAAGGTCTTGGCACATTAGCACGATGGCCACATGATAATACATCTTTGGTCACATACTTGGACTCTTTGGAGTTTATTAGCAAGGTATTATTACAGCAAGTGGCTACACTTTGGAAGAACTTCTCTGAAGGAAAACCAACCCATTGTTCTGGTAACATGGACTATGTCTTGACAGCACTGCATCAGTTTGTTGATTCCAGCTTCGCGTCTTTTAG CTGTACACAAATGTCTCAAGGAAACAACGATAGATGGCATGAAAAACATGGAACCTTACTGACAGTCCTTGTTTCCGCAATCAAGTTTTCCTTTGTTACCAAGAAAGATATTCAG AAGAGCTTGGGTTTCATTGTCTGTGCTATTTCAAGTAAATGGTTAACGCCTGAGGAGCTCAAATTCTTGATACCTTCACTTAGCAACATCGGAGTGACACTTCATAATACTGGACATGTTAAAGAG GCACCAAAGGCTTTAGAAGTATGCTGCCAAACAATATGGGCACACGTCAGGCTTTCTTACTGTAGGCTATCCTCAAGGACAAAAGGAAACGACATTATGATGGATTTGCCGATGGATACACTGAAGGATATGGATATAATTTTGGACGCATTTTCAAGGATTGCAAAGATTGTTGATACTTTACGTAGATGTGGCACAGAAATAGAAACAACACTTGGGATTGTTGCGAAGAGCTTGTCTAAATTGTTGTCTGATGGCGACAATTCTGAATATTTCAAAGGTTCTTTTATACTAATCAAGGCATGGGTTAAG GCTGTACACAAAGATTTTGGGGATaataaggtggatgatgctccACTTCTCTATCCCTCTCTTTTGAAGTATCGATCTCAGTGGCCAATTAAGCTGATAGGCTTAATAGTAGAGCAG GAATTGTTAGCATATGGATTAACTGAAGCTCGAAGCACAGAATTGTGCTCTAAAATGCAGACAAGGATCATAGATGTTCTGCTGCATAAAATTTACTGTTCAAAAGAACATTTTTTGGAGAGATCAAGGGTTTTTATTAGAAAGGCAGGTGCACTTCGTGCATCTGGAGTGGAAAACATAAAAAGCTGCCTTGAGTCTTTACATGAGGCCATATCTTTACTG GATTCATCTCGTGCCAACACTACTGCGAACAATCAGTTGGCCATTGCGTACTGCTTGTATGCACATTGCGCTCAGGAAGGCAAACTTTGTGGGGAG GTAATATTTGATAATGCTGAGAAAGCACTTAACTTATGGTTGGAGATGGAGACTTTTGATCATTCTTCTTCTGATATGGTCTTGCAACAGCCATCAAAAACTATTGTACCTCTTATTTGTTTCCTGGTTGATTTGTTATCTATGAAG GGCTGTTTTGAGCTTCAGTTTAAGTTGTGCAAGGTTATGATAATGATATGGAAGCAAGAAAATTTACCCCTTGAAAAGCTCTTTTCCTTGCTGCTCACCAGTGGGCGCCTTAGTCATGCATGCTGTTATCTTCCACTGGATGAGCGATTTCTTTCTATTGCCACAGAGCATCTTGGTGTACGTAGCCACGATAttgaattttggataaactgtttcaAAGGAGACCATCCTTCTCTCTGTATGTTTCTCCAGAGGATGCTGCCTAGTGCCTTATTTAGTCCTCAATCATGTAAGCATCCCTTTGGAAGGCAGTTCAGTTTTGAAATGAGTGTTGATGAAGTCAGCAAAGTTGCCTCATCTCTGGTATCTGAA GTTACTTCAAATGACCAATCAACCTTTCTAGCTGGCTGTTTATACTATGACTTGTCAGAAAGAGTTTTTTCACGTGGACAACTTTTCCAG GCCTTTTCATATGGAAAAGAAGCCCTCCATTTGCGCAAAAAGCTCCTAAAAAAGAAGTTCAAATTCAATTCGGGCATATCTGGATATACTGAAAGACAACACTGTGGGCAGGATATTTCTCTTGAAGTGCGTGGCCCAACAATGGTTGAGATTTGGCCAAATTCTATTAGATCAAACATTAGAGATTCTTTCATTACTCCATGGAATGTCCTTAGGTGCTATCTTGAGAGTACCTTACAG GTTGCTATGATGCACGAATTGATTGGCAATGGTGCTGAAGCAGAAGTTCTCTTACGGACAGGAAAAGAGATATCAAATCTCCATGGTTTATCAGTTTTCTGTATAGTATTTACATCATCTCTAG GTCAACTATACTGTAAGCGGCAGCTATGGGATGAAGCGGAGAGTGAACTTAATTATGCCCGAGATCTTGTGAAAAATGATGCAACAATTTCATGTAAGCTCTGCAGTCTGACTTTTGGGATATCAGTTGACATGCAAGTTGGTGATCTGTCTTGGAGTCTATTTGGGGAAAAAGTCCAGAAACATATGACAGCTGATTTTTCTAATGCTTTAGGCATGTACCAATCTGCAATAGACAAATTGAATAGCACTGACTTGGAATATTGTAACGGGTCCTTTGATCGACATAAGACTGGTTATCGTGTGTGCAGCAAAGACTGTATACCGAGCAAGTATGAAGCTTGTAATTTGGGGGAAGAACCTCTAACTTCAAAGGATGGATTGTTATCTCCATGTAGTGTTTGTACGGTAATACAAGTTCAAAGGAAAAGCTCAGGGAATGCTGAAGCTGGTCCACGTCCACCATTAGATGCTAAAGCTAGGAGGCCATCCAGAAATTCATCACGTTTAGCTAAGGGACAGAATGTAGAGACTCTTGCAAAGACTAGAACTCGCTCTAGTAAGCGAAATGCACGTATGAAAAGTGAAAAGGTTTTACCTGAGCTAGATAGTGAAAATAACATATCTTGGAGTGATGAATTGGCTGCAGATGCTTTAGTTTGCGGTGAAGCAGAGTGTTTTCCTGGTGCCATTGATCACAGCAAAGATGACCTATGCAATATGTTTGGTTGCTGGAGCTGCCTTTTCATTAAATCCCTCAATTCAGGGTGCATTCAGAATATTTTGCAGCTGAGATTGGACTATGTTTACCGGCACTACCTTGTGTCACTTCTATTAAAAAAAG CTAGAGCCTTAGGATCTCATAGCAATGGAGACCATGAAGTTCATAGTGTCTATTGGAAGTGCATATCACTGCTGTTCTTCAGGTCCCTTCCACAGGATTGCTATAGGACTTATGGGCCTTATTTAATTGGACTAATCATGGATAGGAGCATTGGTGTTTTTCTTCCTTTAGAGTGCGCAGAAATTCTATGCAGtatgagcttcttcttgctaaaAAGCACCCTTTATGAACAGCCAAG GGACATCTGCTGTATCTTCTCTAGTGTAAAAATGGCTGATGTTGTTCACTGGTTGCTCAAAGCTTATGTTCTATCCAGAGAGTGCCCCTCACTTGTTCAGGAG GTTTGCAAGTTACTTGCGTGCATATTCTTGCTATCAACTACAGATTCCTCAATTCAATTGCCTTTGGGTTCTCATAAAGATTCTCTTTCTTTGAATCACTGGGCCGCATACTTCCATCAAGTTTCTGTGGGAACTTATCTCAATTGTCATTACTTTTCTAGCTTACAAGCATTGTCCGAGGAAAAGGTTCCGGAG GGCACCTATGAAGATTTCAGAAATGAGACGGATGATGATGTTTTGAAATTTCTCAG GTTGTCATCAAGGGACATAGAACATATTGAGAAACATATGACAGAATTCTTCCAAAAACTTCCTGACGTACCAATTCTGTGCATTAGTATGCTTGGAGGTGATTATGTTAATGCCCTTTTGAAATTCTGTTCCCATCCTCCATTTTTTCCTGCTTGGATGTTGCTTTCAAGGTTCGATTCAACAAATGAACCTACTACATTGCTTCTTCCAGTGGATGCTATTTCAG AAATGCAGTTTGATGATTCCTGCATCAAAGATTTGGGCAATCCAACGAGAGTTTTAGATAAGAAGTGGCAGTGCCCTTGGGGCTATGGAATTACAGACTATGTGGCCCCAATTTTCAGAAATATACTTGAGGAGAATTTTATGTCCCTCTCTAGTGCAAGTCTTACTTTTAATGATGTAAATGCAGATCGTGTCAGGTGGTGGTCGCATAGAATAAGGCTCAACAATTACCTTGCTAACACACTGAA AGACATTGAAGATTCTTGGTTTGGACCCTGGAAATGCCTTCTGTTGGGCCATCGATTATCTGATGAACACATTGAGGCTGCCTCATCAAGTACTATCACTGATCTGgataaaaaattcaaatttgaagtCAATCCAGTGCTCATCAAGGCTATCCTTGGTGGTTGTGTGTCAGTGGATGAAGTACAAGAATGTCTTCTGCAACTCATTTTGTATAAAGGTTACTTTGGAAGGGGAGGGTGCTGTGGGAAAGATAGACTTAGAGCTTTCTCTTCCTGCCAAATGGACGACACAGCTATGGAGACACTCAAACATTTAATACCACATGCAGTATATGAGTTGCCTCAGCCAGCTGATAGAGATCCAGTTATTTTAGTTCTTGATGTCAATGTTCAG ATGCTTCCTTGGGAGAACCTGCCTGTACTAAGGAATCAAGAAATTTATCGCATGCCATCAATGGGTAGCATCTTTTTAGCATTATATCGAATCAATAATGATTACAAAGATGGCAGTTCCGAAGTTCCTCCTTTTCCTGTCATCGATCCTTTCGATACATATTATCTGTTGAATCCTAGCGGTGACCTGAGCAGCACACAAGAAGAATTTATTCAGTTGTTCAGAAACTACGAGTGGAAG GGATTGGCTGGGAATTCTCCAAAGGCTGACGAGCTGGTCCTGGCCTTGAAAAATCATGACCTTTTCCTGTACTTTGGGCATGGAAGTG GAGCTCAGTATATTTCTAGTAAGGAAATCGAGAAGATAGATAACTGTGCAGCTGCTCTTCTTATGGGATGTAGCAGTGGAACACTTCACTGCAAAGGGAGTTATGCTCCTCGAGGGGCTcccttatcatatttatttgctGGTTCCCCTGCTATAATTGCGAATCTCTGGGATGTTTCAGATAAGGATATTGATCGGTTTAGTAAAGCTTTGCTCAATTCGTGGTTGCATGACAATTCTCTAGGTGGCAACAATTGTTCAAAATGTTCCCAGCTAACAAAGGAATTTGAGTCCATGAGTATAGCTTCCGAGGAAAAAGGTAGAGCAAGACGACAAGGCACACGAGGAAAGAAGCAACAACAAATAAATGATAGTAACAAGAGCTGCAGCTGCAGGCAGAGGCGAATAGCTTCATATCTAAGTGAAGCTAGGCGGGCTTGCAGGCTTCCACTTCTGATAGGTGCATCTCCTGTGTGTTATGGTGTGCCTACAATCATTAGGAAGAAAGTAATGACAGATTCTGCCACGAGATGA